A region from the Corylus avellana chromosome ca7, CavTom2PMs-1.0 genome encodes:
- the LOC132186328 gene encoding MAR-binding filament-like protein 1-1 isoform X2 has translation MGTPNTEESGLKKPEENQKAEQALQRDAPPNPFLFLLNGLGIFSSGVIGALYALAQRERTATDATIDSMKSQLKEKDVAIVSLERNFESKLLKEQEERTKQLRKAKEEQQALLNQLNSANSTITGLGQELKREKRLIEDLKVQIQCLETSLSKARDDKKEVEENLKEKLDSIEVLQERINLLILELKDKEDNVRSLSSSLAEKELELNNLNFTYKQTKDELAKVHSEIQGLEGEYLKIQKELESKNSLLDELNTRLSSLTSERDDSKWKLDVIQEEFNDLKSSSEKKAALDAKHLGEKEEELQQLKQKLELALNEVSAIQAIIADLTQERGNLKEMLDIELSNVQHLKHELKSTKENLGNSRKEVSDLTSKLKQSRNLYTELEGEVSRVHAEFSQVRESLQRKLDEATLSSEALASELTAVKELLKKREEELQIVSHEVASAVENRDSLQKELVGVYKKAETAVNDLREEKRLVSSLSKEVQAWEKQILKDKGARKSLERDLEEATKSLDEMNRHALTLSSDLEKANSRIYDLEDEKEVLYKSLTEQKNASKEARENVEDAHDLVMRLGKERDSLEKRAKKLEEELAAAKGAILRSRSHINSTKAHVNNQQAQLGEAEGNATVTAKKSGRRRKASSQES, from the exons ATGGGGACACCCAATACGG AAGAAAGTGGGCTAAAGAAACCTGAGGAGAACCAAAAAGCAGAG CAAGCACTTCAAAGAGATGCTCCACCAAATCCCTTCCTGTTTCTCTTGAATGGACTCGGAATATTTAGTTCTGGTGTGATTGGTGCTCTGTATGCATTGGCTCAAAGGGAAAGGACAGCTACTGACGCAACAATAGATTCT ATGAAGTCCCAACTGAAAGAAAAGGATGTTGCCATTGTTTCGTTGGAGAGAAACTTTGAATCAAAGCTACTGAAAGAACAGGAAGAACGAACCAAGCAACTGAGAAAGGCAAAGGAGGAGCAGCAGGCCTTATTGAACCAACTAAATTCAGCAAACAGTACAATTACAGGTTTGGGGCAGGAgctgaaaagagagaaaagattgATTGAGGATCTTAAAGTTCAAATTCAGTGTCTTGAAACCAGCCTTTCAAAGGCTAGGGATGATAAAAAGGAAGTTGAAGAGAATTTGAAGGAAAAGCTTGATTCAATTGAAGTCTTACAAGAAAGGATCAATTTGCTCATCTTAGAGCTCAAGGATAAAGAAGATAATGTTCGAAGTCTTAGCTCTTCTCTTGCTGAAAAAGAATTAGAGTTGAACAACTTGAATTTTACCTACAAGCAAACTAAGGATGAACTAGCTAAAGTGCATTCAGAAATCCAAGGATTGGAAGGTGAATACCTGAAAATTCAAAAGGAACTAGAATCAAAAAATTCTTTGTTGGACGAATTAAACACAAGACTAAGTTCTTTAACTTCTGAGAGAGATGATTCTAAGTGGAAATTGGATGTGATTCAGGAGGAATTCAATGATCTGAAGTCATCTTCTGAGAAGAAGGCAGCTTTGGATGCTAAGCATttgggagaaaaagaagaggaactTCAGCAGCTAAAGCAAAAGCTTGAACTTGCTCTAAATGAAGTGAGTGCAATCCAAGCAATAATTGCTGATTTGACCCAAGAAAGGGgtaatttgaaagaaatgctagatataGAATTGAGCAATGTACAGCATCTAAAACACGAGCTCAAGAGCACTAAGGAAAATCTTggaaattcaagaaaagaggTGTCTGATCTGACAAGTAAACTGAAGCAGTCTAGAAATCTGTACACAGAGCTTGAAGGTGAGGTCTCTAGGGTTCATGCAGAGTTTTCTCAAGTTAGGGAATCACTCCAGAGGAAACTTGATGAGGCAACACTAAGTAGTGAAGCACTGGCCAGTGAGCTTACAGCAGTGAAGGAACTTCTGAAGAAAAGAGAGGAGGAGCTGCAAATTGTGTCCCATGAAGTAGCATCTGCAGTGGAAAATCGCGATAGCCTACAGAAGGAATTGGTTGGTGTGTATAAAAAGGCAGAAACTGCAGTAAATGatttaagagaagaaaaacggCTAGTTTCTTCTTTAAGCAAAGAAGTACAGGCTTGGGAGAAGCAAATCTTGAAGGACAAGGGGGCCCGGAAATCCCTTGAAAGAGACCTGGAAGAGGCTACCAAATCACTTGATGAGATGAACCGACATGCTTTGACACTTTCTAGTGATCTAGAGAAGGCAAATTCTAGAATCTATGACCTTGAGGATGAAAAGGAGGTGCTTTACAAGTCTCTTACTGAGCAAAAGAACGCATCTAAAGAGGCCCGCGAAAACGTGGAAGATGCACATGACCTTGTCATGAGGCTTGGCAAGGAAAGGGATAGTTTGGAGAAGCGAGCAAAGAAACTTGAGGAGGAATTGGCAGCTGCAAAGGGTGCAATATTGCGGTCAAGGAGTCATATTAATTCAACAAAAGCACATGTAAATAATCAGCAAGCACAGCTAGGTGAAGCTGAAGGCAATGCCACTGTTACTGCAAAGAAAAGTGGGAGGAGGAGGAAGGCTAGTTCCCAAGAATCTTGA
- the LOC132187264 gene encoding uncharacterized protein LOC132187264 — protein MFYGSVSWDPWLIVAQIVCLQCLYYLSLGVFLTILVGTRVSRMSLVYFFDYATATTSTVTGWSVIASFLLSSFAGAGFMLYLIERAKKCLDFSATVYIIHLFICIVYGGWPSSITWWVLNGTGIAVMALLGEYLCIRRELREIPITRYRSNV, from the exons ATGTTCTATGGTTCTGTTTCATGGGACCCTTGGCTCATTGTTGCCCAAATTGTTTGCCTTCAATGCTTATACTATCTCAGTCTTGGAGTATTCTTGACAATTCTTGTCGGGACTCGCGTGTCTAGGATGAGCCTGGTGTATTTCTTTGATTATGCCACTGCCACTACCTCTACAGTTACCGGCTGGTCTGTCATTGCTTCGTTTCTGCTCAGCTCGTTTGCAGG AGCTGGATTTATGCTTTATCTGATTGAGAGGGCAAAAAAGTGCTTAGATTTTTCAGCCACTGTGTACATTATCCATCTTTTCATATGCATTGTATATGGAGGTTGGCCTTCCTCCATAACGTGGTGGGTTCTGAATGGTACTGGAATTGCAGTGATGGCTTTGCTAGGTGAATATCTGTGCATTAGACGTGAACTGCGAGAGATTCCCATTACACGATACCGTTCGA ATGTTTGA